The Candidatus Desulfofervidus auxilii DNA segment TTAAGAATATCTTTAACCCGCATGAAGATAAATTATCTAAAATTCGCAATTTGTCAATGCTTCCTTATTGTCTTTGATTTTAATTTTCTATCTGTGACAATAAAAATCTTCCTCACCCCAGCCAAACGTGCCCTATCTATTACCCTTACTACCCATTCTATAGGGGTAGCCTTATCTGCCTTAATAGTCACCATTAAATAATTTGTCTCTTTTATCTTATGACAAAAAATTTGATAAACTTGTTCTAGGCTCACCTGTTTTTTCCCTAAAAATGTTTCGCCCTTGGCAGTGAGGTAAACAGTTAATCCTTCTGTCTTCTGTATCGGGGTAGCAGTTTTAGCGTAAGGTAAACGGACACCAATACCTTCCTCCCTCAAAAAATTGGCGGTAAGTAAGAAAAAAATAAGTAAAAGAAATACCATATCAATGAGAGGGGTAAGGTTAAACTCTAGTTTAAGAGTTTTCTTTTTAAATTCAATCATTCTGGAAAAATCCCTGTTTTTCTAAAAGATTTAAGATACTATTTAGACAGTCTTCTAGTTCAGCCATATAATTATTGACCCAGTTAGTAAAATAACTATAAAACATAAGCGTGGGAATGGCTACCGTAAGACCAAAAGCAGTAGTTATCATAGCTTCCCAAATACCGCCAGCCAAAAATCCAGCATTGACCTTGTTGCCCATTTTTTCCACTACCATAAATGCCTTAATCATGCCCGTAACCGTTCCTAGCAATCCTAAAAGAGGAGAAATGTTAGCAATGGTGGCCAAAGTGGGCAAATAGCTTTCTAATTTCTTCAGCTCTTTCTGACCCGATTGAAATAGGATTTTTTCCATAGTTAATCTACTGGGTGTATTTGTTAAACAGTAACCAAGTTCTCTAATCAAGTAATGGGAAGAATGCAAGGCTTGTTCTTTAGCTATTTTTACATCTCCATGAGCAACTAGTTTTTTAAATTTTAAAAGAGCAGAGATAGAACCAGACTTTCTAACCTGGAAATACTGAACAAATTTCTCAATAACAATACCTAGGGCAATAACAGAACACAATAAGATAGGATACATTAAGACCCCACCTTTTACAAATAACTCCCACATTAATAATCTCTCCTTAAGGGTCTTATTTTATGGCCAATACCAATATGGTGGTCCATACCATAAAGGATAGTTAGGATAAGTAAACCAATAATGATAAATATCAACCCTCTCTGGGCGTAATTCCCAAAGATGAATTTTCTTTGCTTCTAGAAAGGGGTAAGTATATTGAATCTCCCCCAGGGGAAGTTTTTTTATCCCTTTTATTTCTCCAATTACGGTAATTTTTCTCCCTGGAGCATAAATGGCCACATCTAAATAATCTTTATACAATATGAGAAATCTCCCCTCTGATTTGTCTACCTGTTTCGGTCTCCCTCTTCTATCTAGGGGAAGGGCAAGCACTTCAAAAAGTGTGCCTTCTTTTTTATTTATACTTTTTAAGATTTCTCCACCCCACATAACAGTCTTCCCTTTAAATAACTGGGGTTTTTTTTGCACCTGTGAAATAGTGATATTTGGCATTATCTCTTTTTTTAATTCTGGTGGAACTATAGGAGCACCACATGAAAATAGAAGAAAAATAACAAAAATCCAGATAAATTTATTTACCTTTCCCACTTTCTTATTCCTTTTTTGACATAATACCATATCTTGAAACAAAATAAAGTAAAATTTTAAAAACATAGCTTCACCTGAGGGGAAGAGAAATAATTAAACTCACAATAGGTATTGGACAATCCTTAAATATCTATTAAAATATCTCTGTGCTAAATATTGCCTGCCATCAACCAAGTTTTATGCCTTGGCCTGGATTTTTTTATAAGGCTGCAAACACAGATGTTTTGGTGCTTTTGGACCATGTGCAATTTCCTTTAGGCGCTTCGTGGATAAATAGAAATCGGTTGAAAAATGCAGGAGGATTTTTCTGGGTTACTGTGCCTGTTTGGAAAAAAAATAGAGGAAAACAGCCTATAAATAAAGTAGAAATATGTAATGAAAAGAATTGGCAGAAAAAACATTATCAAAGCCTTTTTCATGCTTATACACATGCTCCTTACTTTAAAGAACACATTGGTTTCTTTGAAAAGGTATATCAGAAAAAATGGTATAGACTTTTGGATTTAAACCTGGTAATTCTTAATTATTTTTTGAATGTTATAGGCATTGATAAGAAACCTATTTTGAGTTCCTCATTAAATGTGAATAATAAAGGAACAGCCCTTATTATTGAAATTTGTGAGAAGTTAAATGCTAATTGCTATGTAACTCTTTCTACCAGTAAAAGCTACATTGATACAGAGGCTTTCAGGAATAAGGGTATTATTGTAAAATTTCTTCATTTTAAACCCCCTGTTTATCCCCAATTATGGGGAGAGTTTCTGCCAAATCTTTCTATGGTAGATTTATTATTAAATTGTGGTCCTAAGGCTTTAGAAATTATAAAAAATAAAAGGAGTCAAAAATGAATCCCAAAAAGACTGAAAGAAAATTAATTACTCGTATGATCTGGATAGGAAAAACACTGACCATTTTACAATCACTGCCTCTAGATAACTATGAAACCTTTACTGCCGATGAAGGTAAGTTCTTAAATGCCAAAGGTTATCTGCGAAGGGGTATGGAAGGTTTACTTGACCTAGGCAAGTGTATTTTGGAAAATTATTTTTCTATTATTGTTTCTCAATATCAGGAAATACCTGTAAAACTTGAAGAAAATGCAGTATTGACCAAAGAAGAAAGTGCATTACTTAAGACCTTAGCCAATTATTGTGAGTATTTTACTAACTCCTTTGAGGAAATAGGTAAAGAAGAGCTATATAACATCTGTAAGCAACAAATAGGCAATCTTTGGCAACTTAAAGGTGCTTACTCTAGATGGATAGAAAACAATTTTCAAACAGCACATATTTTACATTGACTAAGTATAAGCATTTCCTAAAAGGTGCTGATTGCCGATTTTTATTCTTTTTAGCCCTGCTTGCTTAGCTACTTCCATGCATCTTTCAGCATGACTAAAAGAAGTAGTAGGTAAATCTCTTAAAACAAAACTAGGATAAAAGGCTAAAAGAGAGTATGGGATGTTTGAATCAAGCTGAGCAATGAAGTGGGTTATTTTTCTCACCTCTTCCACATCCACATATCCAGGCACAAGTAATGTGCTGGCAATTAAAAACGGAGGACTGGGACGTTTTTTGCTTAAACTGGCTAGCCAGGCAAAGTTTTCTAGAGTTTGCCTATT contains these protein-coding regions:
- a CDS encoding Slp family lipoprotein — protein: MGKVNKFIWIFVIFLLFSCGAPIVPPELKKEIMPNITISQVQKKPQLFKGKTVMWGGEILKSINKKEGTLFEVLALPLDRRGRPKQVDKSEGRFLILYKDYLDVAIYAPGRKITVIGEIKGIKKLPLGEIQYTYPFLEAKKIHLWELRPERVDIYHYWFTYPNYPLWYGPPYWYWP
- a CDS encoding WbqC family protein, whose product is MLNIACHQPSFMPWPGFFYKAANTDVLVLLDHVQFPLGASWINRNRLKNAGGFFWVTVPVWKKNRGKQPINKVEICNEKNWQKKHYQSLFHAYTHAPYFKEHIGFFEKVYQKKWYRLLDLNLVILNYFLNVIGIDKKPILSSSLNVNNKGTALIIEICEKLNANCYVTLSTSKSYIDTEAFRNKGIIVKFLHFKPPVYPQLWGEFLPNLSMVDLLLNCGPKALEIIKNKRSQK
- a CDS encoding MotA/TolQ/ExbB proton channel family protein, with translation MWELFVKGGVLMYPILLCSVIALGIVIEKFVQYFQVRKSGSISALLKFKKLVAHGDVKIAKEQALHSSHYLIRELGYCLTNTPSRLTMEKILFQSGQKELKKLESYLPTLATIANISPLLGLLGTVTGMIKAFMVVEKMGNKVNAGFLAGGIWEAMITTAFGLTVAIPTLMFYSYFTNWVNNYMAELEDCLNSILNLLEKQGFFQND
- a CDS encoding ExbD/TolR family protein — encoded protein: MIEFKKKTLKLEFNLTPLIDMVFLLLIFFLLTANFLREEGIGVRLPYAKTATPIQKTEGLTVYLTAKGETFLGKKQVSLEQVYQIFCHKIKETNYLMVTIKADKATPIEWVVRVIDRARLAGVRKIFIVTDRKLKSKTIRKH